The proteins below come from a single Balaenoptera acutorostrata chromosome 2, mBalAcu1.1, whole genome shotgun sequence genomic window:
- the TIGD6 gene encoding tigger transposable element-derived protein 6 isoform X1, with protein MANKGNKKRRQFSLEEKMKVVEAVDSGKRKGDVAKEFGITPSTLSTFLKDRAKFEEKVREASVGPQRKRMRNALYDDIDKAVFAWFQEIHAKNILVTGSVIRKKALNLANMLGYDNFQASVGWLNRFRDRHGIALKAVCREDSDRLMNGLGIDKVNEWHAGEIIKLIADYSPDDIFNADETGVFFQLLPQHTLAAKGDHCRGGKKARQRLTALFCCNASGTEKMRPLIVGRSANPRCLKNVHSLPCDYRANQQAWMTQDLFNEWLMQVDARMKQAERRILLLIDNCSAHNMLPRLERIQVGYLPSKCTAVLQPLNLGIIHTTKVLYRSHLLKQILLKLNSSEDQEKVDIKQAIDMIAVAWWSVKQSTVVKCWQKAGIIPVELIDSDAEAAASEPDVAIEKLWHSVAIATCVPNEINFQDFVTADDDLIISQELLDTEVIQDMVAGESTDEAGSEDEGEASLPQQSKVTITEAISSAQKLRWFLSTCVGVPDAIFGQLNGIDEYLMRRVTQTLVDSKITEFLQTK; from the coding sequence ATGGCAAACAAGGGGAACAAGAAACGTCGGCAGTTCTCCCTagaggagaaaatgaaagttGTGGAAGCTGTGGACTCAGGCAAGAGGAAAGGCGATGTGGCAAAAGAATTCGGTATCACTCCTTCTACTTTGTCTACATTCTTAAAGGATCGTGCTAAATTTGAAGAAAAGGTGCGGGAGGCATCTGTGGGACCCCAGAGGAAAAGGATGAGGAATGCTCTTTATGACGACATTGATAAGGCTGTTTTTGCTTGGTTTCAAGAAATCCATGCCAAAAACATTCTCGTGACTGGTTCTGTCATTCGGAAAAAAGCACTAAACTTGGCCAACATGCTTGGCTATGACAATTTTCAAGCAAGTGTGGGCTGGCTGAACAGATTTCGGGATCGCCATGGAATTGCTTTGAAAGCAGTCTGTAGAGAGGATAGTGACAGATTAATGAATGGTCTAGGAATAGATAAGGTTAATGAGTGGCATGCAGGGGAAATTATAAAACTAATTGCTGACTACAGCCCAGATGATATCTTTAATGCTGATGAGACAGGAGTGTTTTTCCAGTTGCTTCCCCAGCACACACTTGCTGCTAAAGGGGACCATTGTAGAGGGGGCAAGAAAGCAAGGCAGCGGTTGACAGCACTCTTTTGTTGCAATGCTTCAGGGACTGAAAAAATGAGACCATTGATTGTTGGTAGGTCAGCCAACCCACGCTGCCTCAAGAATGTCCATTCCCTCCCTTGTGACTACCGAGCCAACCAGCAGGCGTGGATGACACAGGATCTGTTTAATGAGTGGCTGATGCAAGTGGATGCCAGAATGAAGCAGGCAGAACGCCGGATCCTCCTGCTGATTGACAACTGCTCCGCTCACAACATGCTTCCACGCTTGGAAAGGATTCAGGTGGGGTATCTGCCCTCAAAGTGTACTGCCGTCTTGCAGCCACTGAATCTTGGCATAATTCATACCACAAAAGTGCTGTACAGGAGCCACCTGCTAAAACAGATCCTCCTCAAGCTCAACAGCAGTGAAGATCAAGAAAAAGTGGACATCAAGCAGGCCATTGACATGATTGCCGTGGCATGGTGGTCAGTCAAGCAGTCCACAGTGGTGAAATGCTGGCAGAAGGCAGGCATCATCCCTGTGGAATTGATAGATTCTGATGCAGAAGCAGCAGCCAGTGAACCAGATGTTGCCATTGAAAAGTTGTGGCACTCAGTGGCTATTGCCACCTGTGTcccaaatgaaataaatttccaGGACTTTGTCACTGCAGATGATGATCTCATCATCTCTCAGGAGCTGCTGGACACAGAGGTCATCCAGGACATGGTGGCTGGTGAAAGTACTGATGAAGCTGGAAGTGAAGATGAGGGGGAGGCATCTTTACCACAGCAGTCAAAAGTCACCATCACAGAGGCCATCTCAAGTGCACAGAAACTTAGATGGTTCCTTTCCACTTGTGTAGGTGTTCCTGATGCCATTTTTGGACAGCTAAATGGCATAGATGAATATTTAATGAGAAGAGTGACACAAACTCTTGTTGATTCCAAAATTACAGAGTTCCTCCAAACAAAATAA
- the SLC26A2 gene encoding sulfate transporter isoform X1 encodes MGGQGGWRVKGRPTREWAAPARATLPLSPATAEGGRALDPGRTGRPRLERRLKHLSPEMSLKNKEQDDQYSPPSRIHLEHEEESCNDFQQFETNDQCRPYPRIHLEPQEKPDTNFKQFVIKKLEKSCQCSSTKARNIIFGFLPVLQWLPKYNLKKNILGDVMSGLIVGILLVPQSIAYSLLAGQEPVYGLYTSFFASFIYFLLGTSRHISVGIFGVLCLMIGEVVDRELYKAGYDTAHVAPSLGVVSNESTLLSETSGKICDKSCYAIIVGSTVTFMAGVYQVAMGFFQVGFVSVYLSDALLSGFVTGASFTVLTSQAKYLLGLSLPRSSGVGSLITTWMHIFRNIHKTNICDLITSLLCLLVLLPTKELNERFKSKLKAPIPTELFVVVAATLASHFGKLNEKYNTSIAGHIPTGFMPPKAPDWNLIPNVAVDAIAISIIGFAITVSLSEMFAKKHGYTVKANQEMYAIGFCNIIPSFFHCFATSAALAKTLVKESTGCQSQLSGVVTALVLLLVLLVIAPLFYSLQKSVLGVITIVNLRGALRKFKDLPEMWRISKMDTVIWFVTMLSSALISTEIGLLVGVCFSMFCVILRTQKPTTSLLGVVEESEIFESMSAYKNLQAKSGIKIFRFVAPLYYINKEYFKSSLYKKTLNPVLVKAAQKKAAKKKIKKETATLSGIQDEVSVQLSHDPLEFHTIVVDCSAIQFLDTAGIHTLKEVRRDYEAIGIQVLLAQCNPSVRDSLARGEYCKKEEENLLFYSVYEAMTFAEDSQNQKDIYVPNGLSFSSD; translated from the exons GAGGCTGAAACATCTATCTCCAGAAAtgtctttgaaaaataaagagcaaGATGACCAATACAGTCCTCCATCTAGGATCCATCTGGAGCATGAAGAGGAATCATGTAATGACTTCCAGCAATTTGAGACCAATGATCAATGCAGACCTTATCCTAGGATACATTTGGAGCCTCAAGAGAAACCGGATACTAACTTCAAGCAATTTGTCATCAAAAAACTAGAGAAGAGTTGCCAGTGCAGTTCAACCAAAGCCAGAAATATCATTTTTGGCTTCCTTCCTGTTTTGCAGTGGCTCCCAAAATATaatctgaagaaaaacattttaggaGATGTGATGTCTGGCTTGATTGTGGGCATCTTATTGGTGCCTCAATCTATTGCTTATTCTCTCCTGGCTGGCCAAGAACCTGTCTATGGTCTGTACACATCTTTTTTTGCCAGCTTCATTTATTTCCTATTGGGTACCTCCCGTCACATTTCTGTGGGCATTTTTGGAGTACTGTGCCTTATGATTGGTGAAGTAGTTGACCGAGAACTATACAAAGCTGGCTATGACACTGCCCATGTTGCTCCTTCTTTAGGAGTGGTTTCAAATGAGAGCACATTATTAAGCGAGACATCAGGAAAGATATGTGACAAAAGCTGCTATGCAATTATAGTTGGCAGCACTGTAACCTTTATGGCTGGAGTTTATCAG GTAGCGATGGGCTTCTTTCAAGTGGGCTTTGTTTCAGTCTACCTCTCAGATGCCTTGCTGAGTGGATTTGTCACTGGTGCCTCCTTCACAGTTCTTACATCTCAGGCCAAGTATCTCCTTGGACTCAGCCTTCCTCGGAGTAGTGGCGTGGGATCACTCATCACTACTTGGATGCATATCTTCAGAAACATCCATAAGACCAATATCTGTGATCTCATCACCAGCCTTTTGTGCCTTTTGGTTCTTTTGCCAACCAAAGAACTCAATGAGCGCTTCAAGTCCAAACTTAAGGCACCTATTCCTACTGAACTCTTTGTTGTTGTGGCAGCCACATTAGCCTCTCATTTTGGAAAACTAAATGAGAAATACAATACCAGTATTGCTGGACATATTCCCACTGGGTTTATGCCACCCAAAGCACCGGACTGGAACTTAATTCCTAATGTGGCTGTAGATGCAATAGCTATTTCTATCATTGGGTTCGCTATTACTGTATCACTTTCTGAGATGTTTGCCAAGAAACATGGCTACACAGTCAAAGCTAATCAGGAAATGTATGCCATCGGCTTTTGCAAtatcattccttccttcttccactgCTTTGCTACTAGTGCAGCTCTTGCAAAGACATTGGTTAAAGAATCCACAGGCTGTCAAAGTCAGCTTTCTGGTGTGGTGACAGCTCTGGTTCTTTTGTTGGTCCTCTTGGTAATAGCTCCTTTATTCTATTCCCTTCAGAAAAGTGTCCTTGGTGTGATCACTATTGTAAATCTCCGGGGAGCCCTACGTAAATTTAAGGATCTGCCCGAGATGTGGAGGATTAGCAAAATGGATACAGTTATCTGGTTTGTTACTATGCTGTCCTCTGCACTGATAAGTACTGAAATAGGCCTGCTTGTTGGGGTTTGTTTTTCTATGTTTTGTGTCATCCTCCGCACTCAGAAGCCAACGACTTCATTGCTTGGTGTGGTGGAAGAGTCTGAAATCTTTGAATCCATGTCTGCCTACAAGAACCTTCAGGCTAAGTCAGGCATTAAGATTTTCCGCTTTGTAGCTCCTCTCTACTACATaaacaaagaatattttaaatcttcCTTATACAAAAAAACTCTCAACCCAGTCTTAGTAAAGGCAGCTCAGAAGAAGGCAGCAAAGAAAAAGATCAAAAAGGAAACAGCAACTCTCAGTGGAATCCAGGATGAAGTTTCAGTGCAACTTTCCCATGATCCCTTAGAGTTCCATACCATAGTGGTTGACTGCAGTGCAATACAATTTTTAGATACAGCAGGGATCCATACACTGAAAGAAGTTCGCAGAGATTATGAAGCCATTGGCATCCAGGTTCTGCTGGCTCAGTGCAATCCCTCTGTGAGGGATTCCCTGGCCCGGGGAGAGTATtgcaaaaaggaagaagaaaaccttCTCTTTTATAGTGTATATGAAGCAATGACTTTTGCAGAAGACTCTCAAAATCAGAAGGATATATATGTTCCCAATGGTCTGAGTTTTTCCAGTGACTGA
- the TIGD6 gene encoding tigger transposable element-derived protein 6 isoform X2 translates to MANKGNKKRRQFSLEEKMKVVEAVDSGKRKGDVAKEFGTEKMRPLIVGRSANPRCLKNVHSLPCDYRANQQAWMTQDLFNEWLMQVDARMKQAERRILLLIDNCSAHNMLPRLERIQVGYLPSKCTAVLQPLNLGIIHTTKVLYRSHLLKQILLKLNSSEDQEKVDIKQAIDMIAVAWWSVKQSTVVKCWQKAGIIPVELIDSDAEAAASEPDVAIEKLWHSVAIATCVPNEINFQDFVTADDDLIISQELLDTEVIQDMVAGESTDEAGSEDEGEASLPQQSKVTITEAISSAQKLRWFLSTCVGVPDAIFGQLNGIDEYLMRRVTQTLVDSKITEFLQTK, encoded by the exons ATGGCAAACAAGGGGAACAAGAAACGTCGGCAGTTCTCCCTagaggagaaaatgaaagttGTGGAAGCTGTGGACTCAGGCAAGAGGAAAGGCGATGTGGCAAAAGAATTCG GGACTGAAAAAATGAGACCATTGATTGTTGGTAGGTCAGCCAACCCACGCTGCCTCAAGAATGTCCATTCCCTCCCTTGTGACTACCGAGCCAACCAGCAGGCGTGGATGACACAGGATCTGTTTAATGAGTGGCTGATGCAAGTGGATGCCAGAATGAAGCAGGCAGAACGCCGGATCCTCCTGCTGATTGACAACTGCTCCGCTCACAACATGCTTCCACGCTTGGAAAGGATTCAGGTGGGGTATCTGCCCTCAAAGTGTACTGCCGTCTTGCAGCCACTGAATCTTGGCATAATTCATACCACAAAAGTGCTGTACAGGAGCCACCTGCTAAAACAGATCCTCCTCAAGCTCAACAGCAGTGAAGATCAAGAAAAAGTGGACATCAAGCAGGCCATTGACATGATTGCCGTGGCATGGTGGTCAGTCAAGCAGTCCACAGTGGTGAAATGCTGGCAGAAGGCAGGCATCATCCCTGTGGAATTGATAGATTCTGATGCAGAAGCAGCAGCCAGTGAACCAGATGTTGCCATTGAAAAGTTGTGGCACTCAGTGGCTATTGCCACCTGTGTcccaaatgaaataaatttccaGGACTTTGTCACTGCAGATGATGATCTCATCATCTCTCAGGAGCTGCTGGACACAGAGGTCATCCAGGACATGGTGGCTGGTGAAAGTACTGATGAAGCTGGAAGTGAAGATGAGGGGGAGGCATCTTTACCACAGCAGTCAAAAGTCACCATCACAGAGGCCATCTCAAGTGCACAGAAACTTAGATGGTTCCTTTCCACTTGTGTAGGTGTTCCTGATGCCATTTTTGGACAGCTAAATGGCATAGATGAATATTTAATGAGAAGAGTGACACAAACTCTTGTTGATTCCAAAATTACAGAGTTCCTCCAAACAAAATAA
- the SLC26A2 gene encoding sulfate transporter isoform X2, whose product MSLKNKEQDDQYSPPSRIHLEHEEESCNDFQQFETNDQCRPYPRIHLEPQEKPDTNFKQFVIKKLEKSCQCSSTKARNIIFGFLPVLQWLPKYNLKKNILGDVMSGLIVGILLVPQSIAYSLLAGQEPVYGLYTSFFASFIYFLLGTSRHISVGIFGVLCLMIGEVVDRELYKAGYDTAHVAPSLGVVSNESTLLSETSGKICDKSCYAIIVGSTVTFMAGVYQVAMGFFQVGFVSVYLSDALLSGFVTGASFTVLTSQAKYLLGLSLPRSSGVGSLITTWMHIFRNIHKTNICDLITSLLCLLVLLPTKELNERFKSKLKAPIPTELFVVVAATLASHFGKLNEKYNTSIAGHIPTGFMPPKAPDWNLIPNVAVDAIAISIIGFAITVSLSEMFAKKHGYTVKANQEMYAIGFCNIIPSFFHCFATSAALAKTLVKESTGCQSQLSGVVTALVLLLVLLVIAPLFYSLQKSVLGVITIVNLRGALRKFKDLPEMWRISKMDTVIWFVTMLSSALISTEIGLLVGVCFSMFCVILRTQKPTTSLLGVVEESEIFESMSAYKNLQAKSGIKIFRFVAPLYYINKEYFKSSLYKKTLNPVLVKAAQKKAAKKKIKKETATLSGIQDEVSVQLSHDPLEFHTIVVDCSAIQFLDTAGIHTLKEVRRDYEAIGIQVLLAQCNPSVRDSLARGEYCKKEEENLLFYSVYEAMTFAEDSQNQKDIYVPNGLSFSSD is encoded by the exons AtgtctttgaaaaataaagagcaaGATGACCAATACAGTCCTCCATCTAGGATCCATCTGGAGCATGAAGAGGAATCATGTAATGACTTCCAGCAATTTGAGACCAATGATCAATGCAGACCTTATCCTAGGATACATTTGGAGCCTCAAGAGAAACCGGATACTAACTTCAAGCAATTTGTCATCAAAAAACTAGAGAAGAGTTGCCAGTGCAGTTCAACCAAAGCCAGAAATATCATTTTTGGCTTCCTTCCTGTTTTGCAGTGGCTCCCAAAATATaatctgaagaaaaacattttaggaGATGTGATGTCTGGCTTGATTGTGGGCATCTTATTGGTGCCTCAATCTATTGCTTATTCTCTCCTGGCTGGCCAAGAACCTGTCTATGGTCTGTACACATCTTTTTTTGCCAGCTTCATTTATTTCCTATTGGGTACCTCCCGTCACATTTCTGTGGGCATTTTTGGAGTACTGTGCCTTATGATTGGTGAAGTAGTTGACCGAGAACTATACAAAGCTGGCTATGACACTGCCCATGTTGCTCCTTCTTTAGGAGTGGTTTCAAATGAGAGCACATTATTAAGCGAGACATCAGGAAAGATATGTGACAAAAGCTGCTATGCAATTATAGTTGGCAGCACTGTAACCTTTATGGCTGGAGTTTATCAG GTAGCGATGGGCTTCTTTCAAGTGGGCTTTGTTTCAGTCTACCTCTCAGATGCCTTGCTGAGTGGATTTGTCACTGGTGCCTCCTTCACAGTTCTTACATCTCAGGCCAAGTATCTCCTTGGACTCAGCCTTCCTCGGAGTAGTGGCGTGGGATCACTCATCACTACTTGGATGCATATCTTCAGAAACATCCATAAGACCAATATCTGTGATCTCATCACCAGCCTTTTGTGCCTTTTGGTTCTTTTGCCAACCAAAGAACTCAATGAGCGCTTCAAGTCCAAACTTAAGGCACCTATTCCTACTGAACTCTTTGTTGTTGTGGCAGCCACATTAGCCTCTCATTTTGGAAAACTAAATGAGAAATACAATACCAGTATTGCTGGACATATTCCCACTGGGTTTATGCCACCCAAAGCACCGGACTGGAACTTAATTCCTAATGTGGCTGTAGATGCAATAGCTATTTCTATCATTGGGTTCGCTATTACTGTATCACTTTCTGAGATGTTTGCCAAGAAACATGGCTACACAGTCAAAGCTAATCAGGAAATGTATGCCATCGGCTTTTGCAAtatcattccttccttcttccactgCTTTGCTACTAGTGCAGCTCTTGCAAAGACATTGGTTAAAGAATCCACAGGCTGTCAAAGTCAGCTTTCTGGTGTGGTGACAGCTCTGGTTCTTTTGTTGGTCCTCTTGGTAATAGCTCCTTTATTCTATTCCCTTCAGAAAAGTGTCCTTGGTGTGATCACTATTGTAAATCTCCGGGGAGCCCTACGTAAATTTAAGGATCTGCCCGAGATGTGGAGGATTAGCAAAATGGATACAGTTATCTGGTTTGTTACTATGCTGTCCTCTGCACTGATAAGTACTGAAATAGGCCTGCTTGTTGGGGTTTGTTTTTCTATGTTTTGTGTCATCCTCCGCACTCAGAAGCCAACGACTTCATTGCTTGGTGTGGTGGAAGAGTCTGAAATCTTTGAATCCATGTCTGCCTACAAGAACCTTCAGGCTAAGTCAGGCATTAAGATTTTCCGCTTTGTAGCTCCTCTCTACTACATaaacaaagaatattttaaatcttcCTTATACAAAAAAACTCTCAACCCAGTCTTAGTAAAGGCAGCTCAGAAGAAGGCAGCAAAGAAAAAGATCAAAAAGGAAACAGCAACTCTCAGTGGAATCCAGGATGAAGTTTCAGTGCAACTTTCCCATGATCCCTTAGAGTTCCATACCATAGTGGTTGACTGCAGTGCAATACAATTTTTAGATACAGCAGGGATCCATACACTGAAAGAAGTTCGCAGAGATTATGAAGCCATTGGCATCCAGGTTCTGCTGGCTCAGTGCAATCCCTCTGTGAGGGATTCCCTGGCCCGGGGAGAGTATtgcaaaaaggaagaagaaaaccttCTCTTTTATAGTGTATATGAAGCAATGACTTTTGCAGAAGACTCTCAAAATCAGAAGGATATATATGTTCCCAATGGTCTGAGTTTTTCCAGTGACTGA